A single region of the Phycisphaerae bacterium RAS1 genome encodes:
- a CDS encoding pyruvate flavodoxin oxidoreductase subunit delta, with product MNAPISLPFRDDLGFCNILMSALGGDGANMAAKLLFKIGVTSFGLDGGYDAKYGSEKKGTATDVSVRFCQVDNPVRQSGPTNQPHLLVVFHEALIEPLELYRGLQPGAICIVNTVRPPDALRADLKLHSGEIVCIDATRIAFETRSRLNMPLLAALAHELGFPDDEVKRIIAKQWPKVAERNLSAFDQAVHNTRSASFLPDGYQPLPPKAIGGQIGWKNMLNGGTVDALYHTTRGRDNRVAAQGRVPKFAPEACNSCGICFTVCSDPGGLMWHDGRMVGIDEAYCKGCMRCVEACPTTKKGHALTVPEVELA from the coding sequence ATGAACGCCCCGATTTCACTGCCCTTTCGCGACGATCTGGGATTCTGCAACATCCTCATGTCCGCCCTCGGCGGCGACGGCGCCAACATGGCCGCCAAGCTGCTCTTCAAGATCGGCGTGACGAGCTTCGGCCTCGACGGCGGATATGACGCGAAGTACGGCTCCGAAAAGAAAGGCACCGCCACCGACGTATCCGTGCGCTTCTGCCAAGTGGACAACCCGGTGCGGCAGTCTGGCCCGACCAATCAGCCGCACCTGCTGGTTGTGTTTCACGAAGCGCTGATCGAGCCGCTCGAGCTGTATCGCGGGCTGCAACCCGGCGCAATCTGCATCGTCAACACCGTGCGCCCGCCGGACGCGCTGCGCGCTGATCTCAAGCTCCACAGCGGCGAGATCGTCTGCATTGACGCGACGCGCATCGCCTTCGAGACGCGCAGCCGATTGAACATGCCGCTGCTGGCGGCGCTGGCGCACGAGCTGGGCTTCCCGGACGATGAGGTCAAGAGAATCATCGCCAAGCAGTGGCCGAAAGTGGCCGAGCGCAACCTTTCCGCCTTTGACCAGGCCGTGCACAACACCCGCAGCGCCTCCTTTCTTCCCGACGGCTATCAGCCATTGCCGCCCAAGGCGATCGGCGGCCAGATCGGCTGGAAGAACATGCTCAACGGCGGCACGGTGGACGCGCTGTATCACACGACCCGCGGGCGCGACAACCGCGTCGCCGCCCAGGGCCGTGTGCCGAAATTCGCGCCGGAGGCGTGCAACTCGTGCGGCATCTGCTTCACGGTCTGCTCTGATCCGGGCGGGTTGATGTGGCACGACGGGCGCATGGTTGGCATCGACGAGGCGTACTGCAAAGGCTGCATGCGCTGCGTCGAGGCCTGCCCGACGACCAAGAAGGGCCATGCCCTGACCGTGCCCGAAGTGGAGTTGGCGTAG
- the porB gene encoding Pyruvate synthase subunit PorB gives MTAATLEPKSKKSGASARQTVWIGNGNEAVARAILDIGYDAEGYYPITPSSEAGENVQKAFASGETDISFIVGTSELAAISICAGAAIAGGRAVDVTSAQGLLLKAEQMPAISGLGLPMVLNLSTREISAPLNIKNGHSDLYAALGYGWLIFMAPTVQATYDMNIIAIKVAEAVNLPAIVAYDGFHTSHANRRVMVFADREDVQRFVGPPPFKGTLEGKNGRLSFIDVKHPHTFGPYMNDDVINSKVQMEQKFQRAYELLPRIFDEFAALTGRRYDFVHQYGDKSADRCLIALNTAGEAAKDAVDLLEARNEAVNLIVPMVLRPWPERELLDALGAAQRIVVAERGSQYGASNYLANEIGAALQRQGNSARVIQRSYGIGGLNFTREDALEMYAEASSELRVASSELKKGASGSEQASIAQSELATRYSELATPPSRPSFGFAPSKLYHGAWPGDPDYSPPQTLTPLTVEQCTLNAGKDGKVNLKELMNMPQRFDKHTACPGCGIFTNLNDFLRGIDGHVCLIFNTGCGMVVTTGYPLTSFKVPYFHNLFHNGTSTATGVVEMIKRFQRKGELPEEITVIVVSGDGGDDIGMDQVIGSALRNDPFILLEYDNKGYMNTGAQLCYTGYKGQKNSNAAIGPKQAGKTNHHKDIVEILRGTFAPYLATVSEAHSVDMIRKARKAQAAVRAGGFAFVKAMSVCPLNWGMADHGGRAVVEAAVNACLHPLFEVVHGVTALSLNPEKQGKKIPVVEAFKMMGSAFSHLATPEYAALAQEIQAEVDRRWARLVAMAENPVL, from the coding sequence ATGACCGCCGCAACGCTCGAACCGAAATCGAAAAAGTCAGGCGCGTCCGCACGACAGACGGTCTGGATCGGCAACGGAAACGAGGCCGTCGCGCGCGCTATCCTCGACATCGGCTACGACGCCGAGGGCTACTACCCCATCACGCCCTCCTCTGAGGCCGGCGAAAACGTGCAGAAGGCCTTCGCCAGCGGCGAAACCGATATCTCCTTCATTGTCGGCACCAGCGAGCTGGCGGCCATTTCAATCTGCGCCGGCGCCGCCATCGCCGGCGGCCGGGCCGTCGACGTCACCAGTGCGCAGGGCCTGTTGCTCAAGGCCGAGCAGATGCCCGCCATCTCCGGCCTGGGTCTGCCGATGGTCCTGAACCTCTCCACGCGCGAAATCTCCGCCCCGCTGAACATCAAGAACGGCCATTCCGATCTCTACGCCGCACTGGGCTACGGCTGGCTGATCTTCATGGCCCCGACCGTGCAGGCCACGTATGACATGAACATCATCGCGATCAAGGTCGCCGAGGCGGTCAACCTGCCCGCGATCGTCGCGTATGACGGCTTCCACACCTCGCACGCCAACCGCCGCGTCATGGTCTTCGCCGACCGTGAAGACGTGCAACGCTTCGTCGGCCCGCCGCCTTTCAAGGGCACGCTCGAAGGCAAGAACGGGCGACTGAGCTTCATCGACGTCAAGCACCCGCACACCTTCGGCCCCTACATGAACGACGACGTGATCAACTCGAAGGTGCAGATGGAGCAGAAGTTCCAGAGAGCCTACGAGCTGCTGCCGCGCATCTTCGATGAGTTCGCCGCGCTCACCGGGCGACGCTACGACTTCGTGCACCAGTACGGCGACAAGTCCGCCGACCGCTGCCTGATCGCGCTGAACACTGCGGGCGAAGCGGCCAAGGATGCGGTGGACCTGCTCGAAGCCCGCAACGAAGCGGTGAATCTGATTGTCCCCATGGTCCTCCGGCCCTGGCCGGAACGTGAGCTCCTTGACGCGCTGGGCGCCGCGCAGCGCATTGTCGTTGCCGAGCGTGGCAGCCAGTATGGTGCCAGCAATTACCTCGCCAACGAGATCGGCGCGGCGCTCCAGCGTCAGGGAAACTCCGCCCGCGTGATTCAGCGCAGCTACGGCATCGGCGGGCTGAACTTCACGCGCGAGGATGCGTTGGAGATGTACGCTGAGGCGAGTTCAGAGTTAAGAGTAGCGAGTAGCGAGTTGAAGAAGGGCGCCAGTGGTTCGGAGCAAGCGTCGATTGCGCAATCTGAACTCGCTACTCGCTACTCTGAACTCGCTACTCCTCCCTCCCGCCCGTCTTTCGGCTTCGCGCCGTCAAAACTCTATCACGGCGCCTGGCCCGGCGACCCCGATTACTCCCCGCCGCAGACGCTCACCCCGCTGACGGTCGAACAGTGCACGCTGAACGCCGGCAAGGACGGCAAGGTCAATCTCAAAGAGCTGATGAACATGCCGCAGCGCTTCGACAAGCACACGGCTTGTCCCGGCTGCGGCATTTTCACAAACCTGAACGACTTCCTGCGCGGCATCGACGGGCACGTCTGCCTGATCTTCAACACCGGCTGCGGCATGGTCGTCACCACCGGCTACCCGCTCACGAGCTTCAAGGTTCCTTACTTTCATAACCTCTTCCACAACGGCACATCCACCGCGACCGGCGTGGTCGAGATGATCAAACGCTTTCAGCGAAAGGGCGAGCTGCCGGAGGAAATCACGGTCATCGTCGTCAGCGGCGACGGCGGCGACGACATCGGTATGGACCAGGTGATCGGCAGCGCCCTGCGCAATGACCCGTTCATCCTGCTCGAGTACGACAACAAGGGCTACATGAACACCGGCGCCCAGCTCTGCTACACCGGCTACAAAGGTCAGAAAAACAGCAACGCCGCGATCGGCCCGAAACAGGCCGGCAAGACCAACCATCACAAGGACATCGTCGAAATCCTGCGCGGCACGTTCGCTCCGTACCTGGCGACGGTTTCCGAGGCGCACTCGGTCGACATGATCCGCAAGGCCCGCAAAGCCCAGGCCGCGGTCCGCGCCGGCGGATTCGCCTTCGTCAAAGCCATGTCCGTCTGCCCGCTCAACTGGGGCATGGCCGACCACGGCGGGCGGGCGGTTGTCGAGGCGGCGGTGAACGCCTGCCTGCACCCGCTCTTCGAAGTGGTGCACGGCGTTACGGCGCTTTCGCTCAATCCCGAGAAGCAGGGCAAGAAGATTCCGGTGGTCGAGGCGTTCAAGATGATGGGCTCGGCGTTCTCACACCTCGCCACGCCCGAGTACGCCGCCCTGGCGCAGGAGATTCAGGCGGAAGTCGATCGCCGCTGGGCGCGGCTGGTCGCGATGGCCGAAAACCCGGTCCTGTAG